One Mus musculus strain C57BL/6J chromosome 2, GRCm38.p6 C57BL/6J genomic window, TAGCAAATGGCACTTCCTGTCTGATCATTCCAATCTGATGTCACTTGTGGCCTGCAGCATCGTGGAAATCTGATGCCAGTTAAGGCCGCTGGCACCCCAGTTCTTTAAGGTACAGCTCCTAGACTAGCCAGGAGTAATTCAGGGAGGCTAGGAAGTAAGGCTTAGATCCCACCTGCTCCAGGTAGGTGAGAAGAGCATCTTTGTTGTTTTCCCACTCCTGAGGCAGCTCCTTCTCATGAGGGAACTTGTCACAGGACAGCTCCACTGTGACCTCAAAGCAATTGGTGTGTAGGTAGCTGAAGTCGTTCATGCCTGGGAATACCAAAGACACTGGTGTGCTAAGTGGGGAGACAGGGGCCCTACTTTCCTAGTGCTCTTAAGAGACACCCAGGGTAGGGATTGACAGTAAACACTGTACATCACAAAAGACTATTATGGGATAGGTAGTTATGGAGACAGGACAAATGCCACTCTCAGGCACATACTCCCAGGAACTGTGTGCCAGTCGGCTCCATTGATGACGTTGCCATGCAAGGAGAAGTCCTGGCTATGACAAGGTCGGCGGTCGGTATCCTGCATGGCCCTATTCGTGCCAGCATAGACAGTGCTGAGCCAGCGGAAGACAGCATCATCTGGTGTGGGAGTGAGTTCACGAGCAGCCCACGGAGTCCGAGTCATGTCGAAAGGATAGGACACCACAAGCTCGCCCCCATGGAGGTTGGCACTCAGCACAAACGGGATGCGCTTCATCCATTTGATCACTGCCCACGTTTCAGGAGCCACCTAAACGAGGGGAAGAGAGGATGATCTGCACACAGAGACAAGGGGGCCTTAGGTGGCCTTCTACCAGTGACCCAGTATACTCACGGTGGCATTGGGCAATGTATAGTAGGTAGGCAGTGGCAGGTGATGGTTGGGGACAGTGTCGGGTACCAGTCCATCATCCTCTGCATACCACAGTTGTGTGTTGAGGTCAGCAAAATTGTGGTTAAGGTCAATGCCCTGGTGGGTCCAGCGGCCCTCTGCCCAGCCCACCAGCTCTGAGCCCTGCCAAGAAAGGGCCTTGTCAAAGTCAAGCAGGCTCTGGGTACCATACAGAAGAGACAGGAAGGCCCCCATGCCAGGTGGCCTACCCTGTGGTAGGCAGTCTCATAGCCATCAGGATTCATGGAGGGCAATAGATGGATTCGTGTCTCAGTGAGCAGCCGAGTCACTCTCGGGTCCCCTCGCAGGAACTCATGGCATAAGAACTGCATCAAAAGCAGAAGCAACTCCCGCCCCAGGGCCTCATTCCCATGCATTCCAGCCACGTAGCGGACCTCGGGCTCGCCTGAAAACACACGGAAGCTTAGAGTCAGCTCGCACCAGCGTCTGCCCTGTGCCCACCTCTTCCCATGCCACCAAACAGTACCCAGCTCATGCTCCCCAGGATGGTCTGACATTTCCATCACATACAGCTTCAAACCCTGGTGGCTCTTCCCGATGCTGTAGATGCGCGTGATGTTGGGGCACTGCTCATTCACCTGTTTCATcagctgggaagcagagaggagcACGAGGCGGTTACACACAGACCATGTGTAACCATGGAAAGACTTACAGATCCACACAGATGGGAGCAATATAGTATGATCCAGAAAAAGGCacaggagttgggggtgggggtgggggcagaaaaGGTGTCATGACAAGGTAACTGGAACAGAACTTAAGAGATTGAGAGAAGTAGAAGAAAGGGGACACAAAGACAGGGGACTCATGGGTAGTCATAGACAGTTTGCCCTGGTAGGAAGGAGATAGGCAGACCTCCTTCCAGGGTCAGAGAAGTCATATCTGACCTTTCTCATAGCTTTATAATTGTGATGCCGGAAGTCCAAAGAGTTCGAAGATCCCAGTGTGTGGGCCTCAGGGAACAGGTCATTAGGATCTGGTGGCAAGTGAGTTCCAGATAAAAGGTCAGTACCTAGTGAAGAATGTCCCTCGAACCAGGCCCTGCCCATACAGCCTTTGCCCAGCTGCCCACCTGAGACTGGGCAGGCCAGGATCTCTGCCCGGAGGCAAGGTGCACCTCCCTGAAACCAGGTCTGAGGCAGCAGGCGAATGAATCGAGCCACCTGAGGCTCTGGCAGAAGGTTCAACACTGGGGTCTCTGCGTCTGAATTGGCAGGAAATACCTGGAGATATGGAATGCCTTGTTGAAGCTGCTCAGACCCGATGCTGGCTCAAGATCGGGGGAAAGGAATTAAGGCTCTCATACTCACAAGCCAGCCCTCCCTGGTAGATACAACTGGAGACATGCACTGTGTTAAACATGGACCCCCATTTCCACAGCTCCTGCCAGCGGGCAACCTTGGGCAGCTGTGTTTTCTGGCATAGTCTCCGCTCGTTAAAACAATATACCCATTCTGGAGTATTGTACCAAGGAGGCCCATGAGATGGAAAACCAGAGCCATGAACAGGCAAGAAGCAAATAACCCCGAGGCTCACAGTCAGAAGGGATGTCCCAGAAAGAAGATGCAGCACCTACGCCATGGTGGAATTAATGGGGCTATCCCAAAGGAGCTAGTGCTTGGTAAGTAACTTCCCTGTGAacgcacaaagccctggatttgaacCTCAGCACTGCAAAAACTCCAGCTTTCTCCTGGAGTCTATGTGTGTATTTGCTTATTTGCAGAGGATTCTCCTCAGCCCAGCACCCTAATGAACTGGTTCCAACCACTTCGGGGTCACTCACTATGTCCATTCCAGTACTGTTCCTACTCTTCCACCAGGTCTGGCTGTCATTGCTGAACTGGACCTTGAATGATGTGACCCAGTCATACCTGGCCGCAGAGATAGAGAAACATTAGTGACCCTGAAgagccactaaagtggtggcacTTCCAAGTCTGATCACTAACAACTTCCAGGCTAAGCGTGAGCCTCACCTCCACACAGAGTTTCTGCCCTGTGTAACAATTCCTGCGAAGCGGACGGGATTCTTTGCATCCACCTGAAGCCAAGGTTCAGTGTCTTGTTGCTCAGCGCACCAAGCGCCATCATACAGGTCACCGTCCTCCAGACCTGACTGTGGACACAAGGTCACGGTGATCAAGCCCAGGTAGGCCACAAAGAcgagcaaggggggggggggggagacaaggAGATGGTCCTAAGGCTGTGCTTCCTACGCCTCCCTCAGACCTGGCTGAGCAAGGGCCACTGACCTGGATATTGAGCCGTCCTCGGTGTGCTCCAAGACCAAAGGACTGGCTGCTGGAGGCCTCCAGCTGGCTATCTGAAACCCTCAAGGACTCCAAGCCTAGAGGGGGACATCCTGGGGTAAGGATAGAACAGTGAGACAGGATTAGATAGAGGGTAACCAGAGAGGCTCGAGAACGGAGCCTAAGCTTGTTCATAGGCTAGGCGGGGCCCCTGGGTAAGCAATACCTGGTTCTTGTTTCTCAGGGAGAGTGAGGGTCTTTGCTGGGTGAGTGGGCACCACAGGCCTAGCAGTCCCCAAGGGACCAGGGTGCCTTAGCTTCTTTCGCTTCTTGACAACgatcttttttttcttgatgaCTCGAAGCCGGACATGCCGTTCTGAGGTCTCTAGGGTACCAGGGGACAATGTACCAAAGAAGAGAAGAATGTCATGAAACCCAGACGGAAAGGTCTGCTAGCCCAAGAAGGCATTTGGGCATATGTGACACCTACAACAATTACTGACATCCTAGCACAGCACACAAGACCTGTTTCctaactccacctgcctcttttAGTCATTTCTTCAGTTTTTCCTTCTTAACACAACATCTTTGGCTCACGTCCCCTCTGACTCCCTGATTCAGGGGAGAGCAACACTGAGCCATTAGAGACTGGTCACTCTGAAGGTCTGAAGTTAGTTTTTAACCTCCAGGCCTTGCTCTGGTCCGTCCTCTTCGGTAATACTACCTCCTGTCTCTAATCTTGCATCTACTCTCATCAACCTCCAAGCCTTCCTTATCTTCAGACTAAGCCTCGGGTCTTTTCCTGAATGAAGTCCGTGCTTGGCCTACCTGCTGGCCTCAGAGCTCCTAACTAAGGAAGAAGTTGGGAAGCCAGACAGTCTGCCTGCGCCCATCACGAGGCAGTGATCTTTCCTCCAGGCAGCCTCACTCCCTGTCTTTTCCCCTCCAGTCCATGGCCTTACACACCATCCTGCATAGGCTTGTCCCCTTTTAGTCTGGTGTCTCTTCacctttccagattctggccTCAAATTTCATTTGTGAAGAAGGCAGGCTGGAGTTGGGGCAGCCAGCATCCCGCTGGGCCTGCCCTAAGACTGCTGACTAGGTCTGGCCAGGATGGGGCTGCTGACTCAGCAGCCATTGCACTGGGCTGTGCTTGTCCCCGTTCACAGGGCGAGCTGGAGGACCCAGCTGGGGGAGTGGGTCTGACCTGCCCAGCAGCCGACCATGGGACCCAGAGCTCACCATTTGCCTTTGTGGACGGCTGTGCAACGCTGCTGTGTGGAGCCAGGGTTGAGCCCGGCGCCAGGCCCGGCACTGAGGCGCTGGgagcccccagccccagaccgACGGAAGGCGCAAAGGCGGTCACTGCGAGCAAGAGACCCCACATAGCGGGAAGGGTCGACGAGCGCGCTGTGCCGAGGTTCTTGGTGGGTTCTCTTCTTCCTGCGGGCGTCTGCGGAGCCCCCCGCCCCTTCCTGCTCGCCCGCCCTCCACCGCCCCACGCCCCTCTGCAGCCTCCGGCCCGCCCACAGCCACTCTCTGGAATCCGACACCCTAGGAGGGGGAGGGCTGCGGAGAGCCGCGACATCCCCCGGGGGCGGCTGACTCTGGTGAACCGCGAGgacccccgggggggggggagggcggcgGGCTGGGGTCCAGAGACCCAATGTCGCAGCCTC contains:
- the Cpxm1 gene encoding probable carboxypeptidase X1 precursor is translated as MWGLLLAVTAFAPSVGLGLGAPSASVPGLAPGSTLAPHSSVAQPSTKANETSERHVRLRVIKKKKIVVKKRKKLRHPGPLGTARPVVPTHPAKTLTLPEKQEPGCPPLGLESLRVSDSQLEASSSQSFGLGAHRGRLNIQSGLEDGDLYDGAWCAEQQDTEPWLQVDAKNPVRFAGIVTQGRNSVWRYDWVTSFKVQFSNDSQTWWKSRNSTGMDIVFPANSDAETPVLNLLPEPQVARFIRLLPQTWFQGGAPCLRAEILACPVSDPNDLFPEAHTLGSSNSLDFRHHNYKAMRKLMKQVNEQCPNITRIYSIGKSHQGLKLYVMEMSDHPGEHELGEPEVRYVAGMHGNEALGRELLLLLMQFLCHEFLRGDPRVTRLLTETRIHLLPSMNPDGYETAYHRGSELVGWAEGRWTHQGIDLNHNFADLNTQLWYAEDDGLVPDTVPNHHLPLPTYYTLPNATVAPETWAVIKWMKRIPFVLSANLHGGELVVSYPFDMTRTPWAARELTPTPDDAVFRWLSTVYAGTNRAMQDTDRRPCHSQDFSLHGNVINGADWHTVPGSMNDFSYLHTNCFEVTVELSCDKFPHEKELPQEWENNKDALLTYLEQVRMGITGVVRDKDTELGIADAVIAVEGINHDVTTAWGGDYWRLLTPGDYVVTASAEGYHTVRQHCQVTFEEGPVPCNFLLTKTPKERLRELLATRGKLPPDLRRKLERLRGQK